A window of Xenopus laevis strain J_2021 chromosome 1L, Xenopus_laevis_v10.1, whole genome shotgun sequence genomic DNA:
agtggtccaggggagagcttcctgattggctgccatgtacctgctggtctggggtgagagggcaaaaaaaagcgccaacaatggcgaacccaaaatggcgaacgtcgcgcgacgttcgcgaacttccggcgagcgcgaacacccgatgttcgcgcgaacaagttcgccggcgaacagttcgcgacatctctaataaagattcAATGCCAGTTACACGCAGTCTTACAGGGATCTTCTGCCGTAAATGTAATATGGGTGAGTTACAGGAGATAAATTACTACAATATATGCTGTCGTAAATATTGTACTATAATCCACATAATATACGCTGGGTCACATAGGGAGTGTTGAAAAATTGGGACGTATCAAATACTTTGGGTATTTTTGCATCCCTTGGATCATAGGATGTCTTGCCCTTACACGCTTGGTTCAGGTTTCTTTACCTGGGACAGGCATTATGTGCAGTGTCTCATTGTTAAGTAGGCCAGGTTTTAGTTAGACAGTGGCCTGCCTAAAGTGAAATTTTTTGATACCTGTGTATTGAATAAAGTAGTGTACCCCTGCCTCCTGCCTTTATCAGAGATGTTAACCAAGCAGGTTTCTTTTTTGGGTGTACCTTGGTGACACCCTGTTACATCCCTGGCCACACCTCATATCTCACTTCCATTACTACTTATATGTAAGGTTGTTTTCAGGTGAATTGTATACCCTTTCATTTGCACGGCTTGACATTCATTCAGATGCATATTACAGGGAGACTGGGCTTGTATTGTAGGGGGGATGGGAGAAATAAGCTGAttcctgaaaaattttagttatttCATTCTACAGTAAATGGTtatgaaactttttaaatattgtaatatccttatcagtttcagactgggccggcggggcatcGATTACAGgacagccatttcccatagactccattttaatcaaataattaaaatgtccctttttctctgtaataataaaacagtacttgattccaactaagatataatgaatccttattagaagcagaacaatcctattgggtttatttaatgttcaaattattttttagtagatttaaggcatggggatccaaagtatggaaatatccattatccagaaaacaagtCCCATATTGTACAATAGAAGGTACCAGTGGCACAATCTACGGAaccaggggcccccaaaaaaaatcttgtagGGGTGGTGCGTGCAGCCTCATGAGTGAGCACTTTACCCTGCTTCTGCaatccctgcccccccccccccgtattcTCTATGATTGAAGGTAAGGTTAGAGTTAGCTAGAGATAGGGTTATaacctggccagtattttgctGGTCTGTCTGGTAAAcctgatgcttgatgccaatgttattaatatagaacaaaaataaaaatatataaaggccagtattttttttaatagaaaaagttGCAACCtttgcaggggtgtaactatagaggaagcagaccctgcagctgcagggggcacaGGAGTTGTAGGGGGCACcatgaagtaaaaaataaatgagcaatttcaacatatattggtaaaacaggacaacttctgttgatgttgggggccttaaaattaatttgctgtggggtccagtaacatctagttacaccactgggctgGTGATTGagaaccatacagcagaccccttGGTGGTTGCAGGCTGTCTGTCCCCTGGACCAAGGCTGGGACTGggaatctgtggattctggcaaatgccagaggggctacagcaagatgccatagacagtcacaatGTATTGGGCCTATGGGTAGACTTGCCACCTGAactgtattttaccagcctggctagtaaaaattatggttgatgccaattttattaataggggaaaaacataaatatataggatggcAGGAATTTGTTCTGATAAAGTTGGCAAACATACctatggggggctgtttgggcctctttgtaccccCTTGAGGTCACAGGGACTGTTCTGTGGTAATTAGGCCACTGTTGGGGTGGGGGtgaattattatttcattttgtttccacactcaggcccggatttgagtagaggccaccaaggcctgggcctagtgcggcaggattttagggggcggcatgctgcccaactacatcacattggttcagaaacatttgGGGATGCGcgggagatacaatagttttttacatttcctgtttgCCATTCCACATTGCTCCGttcttgatgatgaaaatttaagtgAATAAAAGGACGGGGGCGACAAATGACAGCGAGCCTAGGGGCGCCCGATATATAAGTCCGGCCCTGTCCACACTTACTTATACATACCAGAAGGAATCTTGGGAAGAGCAAGCCATTTTTACGCCTCGATTTTCGATGTAAACAGTTTTAAAGTTAATGCTGACTGAAATATTGTATCCATTATTGTAAAACATTTATAAGCCTCACTGATTTCCTTTACTTGTACACAGTCATCACATGTTTCTTGAACTacttctatggggcaaatttactaaagggcaaggcgactaaagctggtgaaaatttgccagtgtgatgtcattttggtacttcggcgatttactaacggtctctggtgtaacttcgctagcgaaggagatagactctagcggtacttcgctcaaaatttgcgctctggcgaatggacgtaacgcaaattcactaatatgcagattttactgaacggtacctcttgcgccagacttgccttcgccacctcaggcgaagtgcaatagagtagataggacttcctcaaaatgtatttgaaaaatgttcccaaaaaaaacactggcttcttttacttttttcaaggtgattggctgcaaaagagcgtaaacattttttggggtaaccggcttcccccctacatttcctaacaaatggcacataaactatacagtgggcacatgtgtagggcaatatatcaACTCTATTTTCAAGGCCTcatgccgtatgcaaataaggcaacgctagcgcaacttcgctttgctttaGCGCAGGAATGCTAGCGCAagttcgccagcgttcggtgccctggatgcaacttcgaattttagtgaaatagcattgtcctggcgaatctacacctggtgaagtgttgcgatgtgagcgaagccgtcgctggtgaattttcggaggttagtgaatttgccctatattTCTACAAGGTCCAGTAGTTCcctttgtaagtttttttttatttggggagaCTTCTTTTTAGTACATTACGGTTGATAGGTAATTACAATTCCTATTAAAATCACTCTAAAACATATTTACACTGTAGTTgaagctgaaaaaaagacacgccTCAAACAATTCCAAACATGTAGTCCATCTAGGGGGAGTGTGTAGCCCGCGTGATTTGCCACCACAGaaggggaatatttatttgtGGAAATCAAAATAGCAATCGGATCTGTAGTGCGAGCAGACACCACAGGAGAGGTGATAAGAATATTACGGATCAGTAACCATGAAAACGCATAAGAGTATTTGTGTCTGCCGTCGCTCTGATAAGCAGCGCTGAAGCATTCGATGTAGTACGGAAGGGCAGCCATTGTACAGTAACCTGATCCCgccagtggggggcagtagaacGCCCCCATTTCCCCCTCCCTATAACCAAACCCCTCCTTTGTTTCTTTGGCGCCGTTCTATATAAAGAGGAACGGACAACCCCTCACGCTAAATCattgcttcatttttttctatccTTAGATCTCTTTGGGGGTCTTTACTGTgtccctttaacttttttcttcCCCTCACAACATGGACATGAAAAAGAGATTGATGCTGGAGCTCAGGAATCGGAAAGCGGCTGACGTGAGTACAACCTGGCGCCTTAAAAGACTTTTGTGTGGGAGTTATTAGTAATGCTGTATGCCCTTTAGTTCGGAGCTAGTCCCAGCGCTTGTGTTGTGTGCCTGTACAGAGTGAGCTAAGAAAGGGATCGGGCATGAGTGGGGGGTTCGGACACGTGGCTAGTATAATCCAACCaatgatggctgccctgtgctCTTCTTGTCGATGTTATTGCACGATAAGCGGCAGTTTGTAGGGGTGTGATGCGTTTGGTGGACTGCAGAGAGCTGTGTTTGTTTAAAAGCAGCCAGGCCGGATACTAGTGTTGTAACGGATAGAGAGGAGCCATTACTGTCTAGCAAACACGTGGCTACAGTGGTTCCCCACCCTCTCGGCTCTCCATTAAATGTAGAACTTGCTCCAAATGCTACTGGGCCATGAATGCGGTTGAACCCGCGTTAGAGGAGACACAGACTCTCCTCGTTAGAGGAATAATGCCGCGAGTGTCTGCCTCTTCCCGCCTTGTTAAGCACACGTTTCTGGTGGAGGAGGCTACAGTGAAACCGAACTTTTCGCTCGTGGAACTCTCCAAATAAAGCCCCCCCTCCCTTATTATTATGGCGTGGCACGGGCTAGCTTTCCCCGTCATGTTTCAGTGAATGGCTTCTCTTTGGTGAGCCTGCGTGACTGTCACCACCAACAACCAGCTGTTAGTCCGCATTAGCAACACGCGGAAGGAGCGGGGGCAGGCCTTATCAGTAATGTTGAAAAGTTCAGTTAAAACGCGTTCCtccgcgtttttttttttctctcgtcAATGGCGCTAACGAGGTTCAAAGTTTCGTACCAATGGCCGCCTCTGAACGGTTGCGCTAAAAAAGCCATAGCATTGTGTAAAGTCACATCTATAATGTCCGCGGAGTTGTATTGTCCCTACAGTACTTTGTTTGGACTGAATAGTTGGCACACTGTATACAGTAACCCCCCCCCTCGTGCGGTATTGGTATGTCCTGGTATAACTTGCTTCATCTGCATTGGGACTTGTTTTTGCCACTATGGGGTGTAGTAAATTCCTCGACTCATAGTTGTTGCTGGTCCATTCTAAAGAGAAGCCTAGGTTTTCAACAGACGTTGCACTTATTTCTTGCATCTGAACACCAAATAGAATGTGTATTTAGTTTATAGAAGCTGTGTCAGTAGATGCTAGTtatatagtgactaaagtaccccctattgtaaaatataaggatattattataagtcaccacagagttccatgaccatataaaagcacaaggccaaaggcagtgcttttatacaggtcatggaactctgaggttatttttaatatcctcatttttcaacaaggggtatttaatttattgtaatacacaggTTTTAGCGAGTCTTGTGATCAAattgacatcactagtcactgtttataacagatgacatcactaatttattataatacacaaatttcagtgagtcacgagacagaaatgacatcagaattcaccttttataactgatatgggatatactttacaagatattcatggcttttgtgtattatagatagataCAACTTAATTGCCAAATAGTCTAATTCCAACCAATACATGTGCCTTCGTTTGAAAGGGTCATATCCTTATGAAATATATAGCTCCAAAAAGGAGTTCATGGTCAGAAATGGGCTCATTGAACATTTTAACCTTATGTAATCCGTATAAAGctgccctttttttaaaaaaaaaaaaaaactgccatgtAATTGCTAGTTGGACACTGTTACAAGTATGGTAAGGATTTCCGCTTGCAACAGAAATACGGTGTTTAAGAAGGAGGCCTTACAACACCCATAACCGGAAGAGTTCTGTTGCTGTGCATGACTGAACTCTTTCCCTTAACTCCTGCAACCCTGGTACGGTTGGGAGGCACATTGCATGTATTTCCTAGAAGGCTTGTTAATGCTGTATAAGGAATCTCCTTAAACAGGCCTGACTTCATTGTTACACCCTGTCGCATAACTGGCTAGTTGCAGTTCTCAGCAACTGGGTGTGAAGTGTTCAACAAACTACTGGGTGAATTTGTCTTAAACCACTTATGTCCACTGTGATTTTCATGCAGCCTGACCTGAACATACATTCCGCATTGTGAAATGTGCTGATGTCTGTTATTTCCGTAGGAAGGCGAGACACCCCTTTTTTTCACCCCCCCAGAAATTATTCCAGCAAGTGACTTTTCAACTGCATGGTTTGCTAAAATAAAGGTGTCCATTTCAGTCTTGCAGCTAGTAATTAAAGTGCAATCTTTGAGCTGttgattaatacattttattcttatGGCATTCAAATGGTCTGGGATGTTAAAGGTAACAGCAACACTTTTTTTGGCGTTTAATTCCCATTAAAACCACTTTAATATGGTAGGCATACttcccatagatttttttttttttttttttttcttctaaaatttagcttgaatttgactttcaaaGTGCAGCATAGGTGGTGGCAGCGTGAATTTCTCTGTGTGCTGAAACAGAAGTCAGCTTGGTATCCATAACCTACAGCTCCTAAgcctttctggggggggggggagtatgtattaaaacatttgttGTTCCTGGTCATTTAAGTGCAGTTTGGTAGAGATATAGTAAGTATAGCATAGGAATTGGCTTGTGATAACATGGTATCTTTTCTCTACAGGCTAAAGAATTGGTTCTAGATAACTGCCGTTCAGACGATGGCAAAATTATTGGACTGACCTCAGAGTTTGAAAGCCTGGAGTTTCTCAGCATGATAAATGTCAACTTATTATCTGTAGCTAACTTGCCAAAGCTCCCCAAGTTGAAAAAGGTATATTCCAATTTTTAGAATTCCATTTTGTTGTTCGTCaaagttctttaaataaaacaaacggACAACCCAATCTCTTTTTCAGCTGGAACTCAGTGACAATCGAATCTCTGGAGGATTAGAGGTACTGGCAGAACGGACCCCAAATTTGACACACCTGAACCTCAGTGGGAACAAGATAAAAGAGATAAATACCCTAGAGCCACTTGTGAGTATTCTCTCCTCTGTGCTGATCtgaattttgtttcttttggGAAAAACATGGGCTGGCTACAACCAATGTGCCTTTTTCCAGTTAAGTTGTAGTTTAACACTAATTGGcactttcttcccccccccccacacattccCATATAAGAGGTACAATGCTACCTAATATACATCTATGGTTTATGAGAAGATTTTAGAACTGCCTGTCACGAGGCTCTCTGATCCTTGCCGTGATTGGATGTCTCATTGGCTGTTAGTGCATGGAGTGacgttaaagtagaaggaaagctaccgaagccgtttattgccaatatataataaccacaatagtgcatgCTATAACACTATATTGATTCTGCAGAAttatttaccatacctgaataaactgctctagaagctctttatttaggatagcagctgccatattagcttggtgtgacctcacttcctgcctgagtctctgtgctcactcatagctctgggctcagattaaaggtgggaggggaaaaagggagtgggagagaggagcaaactgagcatgctgaaGCCGAACTCTGGcgttttaagatgaaaacaggaagtctgatacagaagcctaatAGAAGTAAAGAGAGGCTGTGCTTCTTTTGACTGAGCACTCAGCATTACATTgatgggtttactggtgtatttatatatacacttctgatgaagcttacttcattttagcctttccttctcctttaatgtagtgcaaaacttattatatatatatatatatatatatatatatatatatatatatatatatatatatatatatatatatatatatatatatatatatatatatatatatatatttttatcaaaacgggggttgtgggagcactctaaaggctttaaagtatatatataagtataataaatgctattgcatatgtacccaaataggggttattttgttacaaagttatgatcataaaattgataagccaccataccacgtcaaggtaaaccccgaatggcggtccctaacttgttttatattttatgtgcattttagcattacctgtaatcaatgtccgttgaacgctgttttttcactgagggctaaatcctccccagccagcaatcaggcttttaaaggagagatattcccaaaacaaacgcccaattttaaaagcataggaacaccacaagtttaaaggggggggtatggggtgctacaaccactgaagctatgccacagctcctggctaaatataaaatatcaaaacaggggggttgtgggagcactctaaaggctttaaagtatatatataagtataataaatgctattgcatatgtacccaaataggggttattttgttacaaagttatgatcataaaattgataagccaccataccacgtcaaggtaaaacccgaatggcggtccctaacttgttttatattttatgtgcattttagcattacctgtaatcaatgtccgttgaacgctgttttttcactgagggctaaatcctccccagccagcaatcaggcttttaaaggagagatattcccaaaacaaacgcccaattttaaaagcataggaacaccactagtttaaagggggggtatggggtgctacaaccactgaagctatgccacagctcctggctaaatatacaatatcaaaacaggggggttgtgggagcactctaaaggctttaaagtatatatataagtataataaatgctattgcatatgtacccaaataggggttattttgttaccccccctttaaactagtggtgatcctatgcttttaaaattgggcgtttgttttgggaatatctctcctttaaaaacctgattgctggctggggaggatttagcccttagtgaaaaaacagcgttcaacggacattgattacaggtaatgctaaaatgcacataaaatataaaacaagttagggactgccattcggggtttaccttgacgtgatatggtggcttatcaattttatgatcataactttgtaacaaaataacccctgttttgggtacatatgcaatagcatttattatacttatatatactctAAAGCCTttagtgctcccacaacccccctgttttgatattatatatatatatatatatatatatatatatatatatatatatatatatatatatatatatatatatatatatatatatatatatatatatatatatatatatatatatatatatatatatatatatatatatatatatatatatatatatatatatatatatatatataaatatataatttttttttttttttttttttttttttttttgcagaagaaaCTACCTCATCTCATGAGTCTGGACCTCTTTAACTGTGAGGTGACCATGCTAAACAACTACAGGGAGAGTGTTTTTGAACTTCTCCCTAAGCTTACCTTTTTAGATGGTTTTGATGCAGATGACCAGGAGGCTCCAGATTCTGATCCAGAGGCTGAAGATTTAGAGGAAAATGGAGAGGGTGAGTATACTATTCTTAATACTGTAATCTGTTTGGTTACTAGCTTATTTGTGTCTTTCTGTCCTGATATCTTAATGCATCACAGGGCTTGTGATGTCTTTATTCTGTGACTGGGTATGTTGCACTGGCAAGTAAGTGGCACAGTGTGCTATTGCTGTTCAAGAACAAAGCAGATCTTGGTTTGTCACGATTCTTTGGTTTTACCCAAGATTAAACCCTGCCTGTGAAGTATGATGCAGATATTGTGTTTAAAGTTCAGTGTGGCCAGGCCCCTCACTACTAAAATTCAGTAACTTAATTGGTGAACTTCCTCTTTTGTGGGGTGCCAACTCTCTGAAATAACAATCCATATGCCTGAAACCATGACATACTGGAAAGTATATGGGCTGTACAGTGTTGGCTCCATGTTCTTAGAGCAATTGTTTCAG
This region includes:
- the anp32c.L gene encoding acidic leucine-rich nuclear phosphoprotein 32 family member B (The RefSeq protein has 2 non-frameshifting indels compared to this genomic sequence) — translated: MDMKKRLMLELRNRKAADAKELVLDNCRSDDGKIIGLTSEFESLEFLSMINVNLLSVANLPKLPKLKKLELSDNRISGGLEVLAERTPNLTHLNLSGNKIKEINTLEPLKKLPHLMSLDLFNCEVTMLNNYRESVFELLPKLTFLDGFDADDQEAPDSDPEAEDLEENGEDGEEDEEDDEEEEEFEDELDDEDEDEEGEEEEDGEEEDEDDEDVPQGEKRKRDLSDEGEEEEEDDEDDE